Proteins encoded by one window of Halomonas chromatireducens:
- a CDS encoding D-hexose-6-phosphate mutarotase, whose amino-acid sequence MIPSRLRVLLDETDGQRQCEWAGRPVWLARESWGELAVCLQGAQVLHYLPAPLSRASEATRTRAHTAEAARTASASDDTRADTDAAGPVEQEEALVPGGWLWVTPTPQPLPSAIRGGIPLCWPWFADDRGADETPDRSGPFHGPARKADWRLDAVDEHEEGIELHLSPTEPLHTQLAPRAVIQANARRLHVELITEHVGETPVKLSGALHTYLAVTDSFACRLEGLAGARYLDKLSGFAERDQQGELAVRGGLDRIYHTNAELTLDDGNRRLRVARQGSDSAVVWHPGEAPPDDTPAGASCRFLCVESANTRLDPVWLVPGAQHLLGTTISLAKPDTA is encoded by the coding sequence ATGATCCCGTCACGCCTGCGAGTCCTGCTCGACGAGACCGATGGCCAGCGTCAGTGCGAATGGGCCGGCCGCCCCGTGTGGCTGGCTCGCGAAAGCTGGGGCGAACTTGCCGTCTGCCTGCAGGGCGCCCAGGTACTTCACTATTTACCGGCGCCGCTCTCTAGAGCGTCCGAAGCCACGCGCACGCGCGCCCACACTGCCGAAGCCGCGCGCACGGCCAGCGCGTCCGACGACACGCGAGCTGACACCGATGCTGCCGGCCCGGTCGAGCAGGAAGAGGCGCTGGTGCCCGGCGGCTGGCTGTGGGTGACGCCGACGCCGCAGCCGCTGCCCAGCGCCATTCGCGGCGGCATCCCGCTGTGCTGGCCCTGGTTTGCCGATGACAGGGGCGCCGACGAGACACCGGACCGGTCGGGGCCCTTCCACGGCCCGGCGCGCAAGGCCGATTGGCGGCTGGACGCAGTGGATGAACATGAAGAGGGCATCGAGCTGCACCTCTCTCCCACCGAGCCCCTGCATACCCAATTGGCCCCCCGTGCGGTGATACAGGCCAACGCCCGCCGCCTGCACGTGGAGTTGATCACCGAGCATGTCGGCGAGACCCCGGTCAAGCTGAGCGGCGCCCTGCATACCTACCTCGCCGTGACCGACAGCTTCGCCTGTCGCCTGGAGGGGCTGGCCGGGGCCCGCTATCTGGACAAGCTGTCCGGCTTCGCCGAGCGCGATCAGCAGGGCGAACTCGCCGTGCGTGGCGGCCTCGACCGCATCTACCACACCAATGCCGAGCTGACTCTCGACGATGGCAACCGGCGCCTGCGGGTCGCCCGCCAGGGCAGCGACTCCGCTGTGGTCTGGCATCCGGGCGAGGCGCCACCCGACGATACGCCGGCCGGGGCCTCGTGCCGCTTCCTCTGCGTGGAATCGGCCAATACCCGCCTGGACCCGGTGTGGCTGGTACCCGGTGCCCAGCACCTGCTGGGAACCACAATCTCTCTGGCGAAGCCGGATACGGCCTGA
- a CDS encoding carbohydrate kinase family protein, whose translation MTPVIAFGEALVDMLSSRLGDATEGPETFTPYAGGAPANVAVACARLGVPSRFLGMLGDDYFGDFIATELASHGVDLSGTARTREARTALAFVSRDAAGERTFDFYRPPAADLLYRLEHLPAGIFAHPAIVHFCTNSLTESKIGETTLAMADMANRAGCLVSVDANLRHNLWESGVADITLTTRLLDQAGLVKLSTDELDYLRGDHPVEAWLAERLATGVKLIVITDGAGPVRTLGVGRDFRITPPKVQAVDTTAGGDAFIGGLLAELAERGIEGDWHQDDAFLERAVKIACHCGAHAVTRPGAYAALPTREDLAMLRG comes from the coding sequence ATGACCCCCGTGATCGCCTTCGGCGAGGCCCTCGTCGACATGCTCTCCAGCCGCCTCGGCGACGCCACCGAGGGCCCCGAGACCTTCACACCCTATGCCGGCGGCGCCCCGGCCAACGTAGCCGTGGCCTGCGCCCGACTGGGGGTTCCGAGCCGTTTTCTCGGCATGCTGGGTGATGACTACTTTGGCGATTTCATCGCCACGGAGCTTGCGTCCCACGGTGTCGACCTCTCGGGCACGGCACGTACCCGCGAGGCGCGCACGGCACTGGCCTTCGTCTCCCGCGACGCGGCGGGCGAGCGCACCTTCGACTTCTACCGGCCGCCGGCCGCCGATCTGCTGTATCGGCTCGAACACCTGCCGGCAGGGATCTTCGCCCACCCCGCCATCGTGCACTTCTGTACCAACAGCCTGACCGAATCCAAGATTGGCGAGACCACCCTGGCCATGGCCGACATGGCCAATCGTGCCGGCTGCCTGGTCAGCGTGGACGCCAACCTCCGGCACAACCTCTGGGAGAGCGGTGTCGCCGACATCACCCTGACCACCCGCCTGCTCGACCAGGCCGGGCTGGTCAAGCTCTCAACCGATGAACTCGACTATCTGCGTGGCGACCACCCGGTGGAAGCCTGGCTGGCCGAGCGGCTTGCCACCGGCGTGAAGCTGATCGTGATCACCGATGGAGCGGGCCCGGTGCGAACACTGGGCGTTGGCAGAGACTTCCGGATCACGCCACCCAAAGTGCAGGCCGTGGATACCACCGCCGGCGGTGATGCCTTCATCGGCGGCCTGCTGGCGGAACTGGCCGAGCGGGGTATCGAAGGTGACTGGCACCAGGATGACGCCTTCCTCGAACGAGCCGTCAAGATTGCCTGTCACTGTGGCGCCCATGCGGTCACCCGCCCCGGCGCCTATGCCGCGCTGCCGACCCGTGAGGACCTGGCCATGCTGCGTGGCTGA
- a CDS encoding methylglyoxal synthase: MTDPRPTRTVQRTLPARKRIALIAHDGKKEELLSWASRWQQTLADHQLVGTGTTAGRISAQLGLTVEGLMSGPLGGDQQIGARITEQRLDLLIFFWDPFAPQPHDPDVKALLRLAALWNIPVACNAASADFLVSSPWLSEPYEMTIPDAQAWVVSRNSQG, from the coding sequence ATGACCGATCCGCGCCCTACGCGCACCGTGCAGCGTACCCTCCCGGCCCGCAAGCGCATCGCGCTGATCGCCCATGACGGCAAGAAGGAAGAGCTGCTGTCGTGGGCCTCACGCTGGCAGCAGACCCTCGCCGACCACCAACTGGTCGGTACCGGAACCACTGCCGGACGCATCTCGGCGCAGCTGGGCCTGACGGTGGAAGGCCTGATGAGCGGGCCACTGGGCGGCGACCAGCAGATCGGCGCTCGCATCACCGAACAGCGCCTCGACCTGCTGATCTTCTTCTGGGATCCATTCGCACCCCAGCCCCACGACCCCGACGTCAAGGCGCTGCTGCGACTCGCCGCCCTGTGGAATATACCCGTAGCCTGCAACGCCGCCAGCGCCGACTTCCTGGTCAGCTCCCCCTGGCTGTCAGAACCCTACGAGATGACCATTCCCGATGCCCAGGCATGGGTGGTATCACGCAATTCACAGGGCTGA
- the pgi gene encoding glucose-6-phosphate isomerase has translation MFQLTRSVTWQALKRLQQETANDRIKDYFTAAPQRFEKMSLRVGGLFLDYSKHQISDAVLAKLLELADHSALVQRRAQMFSGDIINVTEDRPVLHAALRNLGDSPVMVDGKDVMPEIRRSWEQLRQFADAVRNGEWKGYSGKRIKDVVNIGIGGSDLGPNMASRALLKHRHPELGFHFVSNVDGAHIQKVLSRLDPATTLFIVSTKTFSTQETLLNAKTARRWFVEQAGEEADVGAHFVAASTNKKAAMAFGVREENVFEFWAWVGGRYSMWSSIGLPIALSVGFDGFMEMLEGAYEMDQHFLSAPFDRNMPVLMALVGIWNLNFHGAETQAIVPYDQALHQLPAFLQQLDMESNGKSVDIFGHPVDYKTGPIVWGQTGSNGQHAFFQLLHQGTRYVPIDFIASLKPEPGVEEHHFALLTNMLAQANAFMEGSQTGGRLDPYSCPGNRPSSVLLLDELTPKNLGALIALYEHKVFVQGVIWNINSFDQWGVELGKRIAGEISERLDTQTQDFDASTQGLLALVREHFHAAPPAAAAPARSEKKARKKES, from the coding sequence ATGTTCCAGCTTACCCGTAGCGTCACCTGGCAGGCCCTGAAACGGCTGCAGCAGGAAACCGCCAATGACCGCATCAAGGATTATTTCACCGCCGCCCCCCAGCGCTTCGAGAAGATGAGCCTGCGGGTCGGTGGCCTGTTTCTCGACTATTCCAAGCACCAGATCTCCGATGCGGTGCTGGCCAAGCTGCTCGAGCTCGCCGACCATTCGGCGCTGGTCCAGCGGCGCGCCCAGATGTTTTCCGGCGACATCATCAATGTCACCGAAGACCGCCCGGTACTTCACGCCGCCCTGCGCAACCTGGGCGATAGCCCGGTGATGGTCGACGGCAAGGACGTGATGCCGGAGATCCGCCGTTCCTGGGAGCAGCTGCGCCAGTTCGCCGACGCCGTACGCAACGGCGAGTGGAAGGGCTACAGCGGCAAGCGCATCAAGGACGTGGTCAACATCGGTATCGGCGGGTCGGACCTGGGGCCCAACATGGCCAGCCGGGCACTGCTCAAGCACCGCCACCCGGAGCTCGGCTTCCACTTCGTTTCCAACGTCGACGGCGCCCATATCCAGAAGGTGCTCTCCCGTCTCGACCCGGCCACCACGCTGTTCATCGTCTCGACCAAGACCTTCTCCACCCAGGAGACGCTGCTCAACGCCAAGACGGCACGCCGCTGGTTCGTGGAACAGGCCGGCGAAGAGGCCGATGTGGGGGCGCACTTCGTCGCCGCCTCGACCAACAAGAAGGCCGCCATGGCATTCGGCGTGCGCGAAGAGAACGTCTTCGAGTTCTGGGCCTGGGTGGGTGGACGCTACTCCATGTGGTCCTCCATCGGCCTGCCGATCGCCCTTTCCGTGGGCTTCGACGGCTTCATGGAGATGCTCGAAGGCGCCTACGAGATGGACCAGCACTTCCTCTCCGCCCCCTTCGACCGGAACATGCCGGTGCTGATGGCACTGGTCGGCATCTGGAACCTCAACTTCCACGGCGCCGAGACCCAGGCCATCGTGCCCTACGACCAGGCGCTGCATCAGCTGCCCGCCTTCCTGCAGCAGTTGGACATGGAGTCCAACGGCAAGTCGGTGGATATCTTCGGCCACCCGGTGGACTACAAGACCGGCCCCATCGTCTGGGGGCAGACCGGCTCCAACGGCCAGCACGCCTTCTTCCAGCTGCTGCACCAGGGTACCCGCTACGTGCCCATCGACTTTATCGCCTCACTCAAGCCGGAGCCCGGCGTCGAGGAGCACCACTTCGCGCTGCTCACCAACATGCTGGCCCAGGCCAACGCCTTCATGGAGGGAAGCCAGACCGGCGGTCGGCTCGACCCCTACAGCTGCCCCGGCAATCGCCCCTCCAGCGTGCTGCTGCTTGACGAGCTGACACCCAAGAACCTCGGCGCACTGATCGCGCTCTACGAGCACAAGGTCTTCGTCCAGGGGGTGATCTGGAACATCAACTCCTTCGACCAGTGGGGGGTGGAGCTGGGCAAGCGTATCGCCGGCGAGATCAGCGAGCGCCTGGACACCCAGACCCAGGACTTCGATGCCTCGACCCAGGGGCTGCTGGCCCTGGTGCGCGAGCATTTCCATGCCGCGCCCCCGGCCGCCGCGGCGCCGGCAAGGAGTGAGAAAAAGGCACGCAAGAAGGAGAGCTGA
- a CDS encoding fluoride efflux transporter FluC, with amino-acid sequence MNGWRDYAAVGLGSALGSVLRYLVSIASLAALGPAFPWGTLVVNLLGSWLIAAFSAYAACRQGGRVARWQPFLVAGFCGGFTTFSLFSLETLYLVESGLPWLALLYVMASVPLWLAAAWLGDRMVRARLAPGRPG; translated from the coding sequence GTGAACGGCTGGCGCGACTATGCCGCGGTGGGGTTGGGCAGCGCCCTGGGCAGCGTGCTGCGCTATCTGGTGTCGATTGCCTCGCTGGCGGCACTGGGTCCGGCCTTCCCCTGGGGCACCCTGGTGGTAAACCTCTTGGGTTCCTGGCTGATCGCCGCCTTCTCCGCCTATGCGGCCTGCCGCCAGGGAGGGCGCGTGGCACGCTGGCAGCCCTTCCTGGTGGCCGGCTTCTGCGGCGGTTTCACGACATTTTCGCTGTTCAGCCTCGAGACGCTCTATCTGGTCGAAAGCGGCCTGCCCTGGCTGGCGCTGCTCTACGTAATGGCCAGTGTGCCGCTATGGCTTGCCGCCGCCTGGCTGGGCGATCGCATGGTCCGGGCGCGGCTGGCGCCCGGTCGTCCCGGATAG
- a CDS encoding fluoride efflux transporter FluC, translating to MSIGWAAIVLVGVGGAVGGMARLAASRLLARWLGTGFPWGTLAVNLSGALLAGWIAGRLGVPQGLDLSSAWLGLMIGVLGGYTTVSSLSLQTLALWQSGRVSAALSNIGTTCLAGLALAWLGWWLAGGGL from the coding sequence ATGAGCATCGGATGGGCCGCGATAGTTCTGGTGGGGGTAGGAGGTGCTGTGGGGGGCATGGCCCGCCTGGCGGCTTCCCGGCTCCTGGCCCGCTGGCTGGGCACCGGTTTTCCCTGGGGGACGCTGGCGGTCAACCTCAGCGGAGCGCTGCTGGCCGGCTGGATCGCCGGTCGCCTGGGTGTGCCTCAGGGTCTTGACCTCTCCTCGGCATGGCTGGGCCTGATGATCGGTGTGCTGGGCGGCTATACCACGGTCTCCTCCCTCAGCCTGCAGACGCTTGCGCTGTGGCAAAGCGGCCGTGTGTCAGCGGCGCTGTCCAATATCGGCACTACCTGCCTGGCGGGGCTGGCGCTGGCCTGGCTGGGCTGGTGGCTGGCAGGAGGGGGGCTGTGA
- a CDS encoding mechanosensitive ion channel domain-containing protein has translation MIPTRFIPWLLGWLLLASLAATPVLAQPIEATNGPAYATLADLLEDESSRQQLIDHLRRQAIDEGALASAEAVQEGQQPEQVSAPRQLAEMTSRVVSDISGELRNLVNIVTGLFTGETTATAFDTAAFTSAAINLGLVILATFLLFIAFRHLARPLFTRISGWSLQANSLTPVVRLVLCVALAALVDVMIVVLAYMGGNLIATFAIGEAGELSTRASLFLNAFLIIELLKAAVRMLFSSRYEGLRLLPISASEASYWNRWIARLIGLVGYGLMVVVPLANVYLAPTLGQGIGALIIFGAFFYAIAVVLKNRGRIRNNLDELAGRSDLTATRVSLTLFARTWHLFALAYFLMVLVLTLTRPADALPFVLLATLKTLAIVVVGMLLSSLLSQTIGRRIRLSDDLRRKLPLLEPRLNSYVPNALRVIRTVILIVVILLVLHAWGAFDLMAWYASEPGRGLVGTLASVATILVVAIAAWLGLASLIEHKLNPETGTGEPTARAKTLLSLFRNALAIALITMTMMIVLAEIGINIGPLIAGAGVLGLAIGFGAQKLVQDIITGIFIQVENAMNTGDVVTVGGITGTAERLSIRSVGIRDISGTYHIVPFSSVDTVSNYMREFGYHVGEYGIAYRESIDDAIVALREAFDELAADEAHKMNILAPLEVAGVTGLGDSSVNIRVRIKTTPGTQWSTGRAFNRLVKLHFDGKGIEIPFPHTTLYFGVGKEGEAPPANLRVMQQPFDINGRPGGQPSSGESSRSGEDDPRSKPNPTFKGDYDDDKD, from the coding sequence GTGATACCGACACGTTTCATTCCCTGGCTGCTTGGCTGGTTGTTGCTGGCCAGCCTGGCGGCGACACCTGTCCTGGCCCAGCCAATCGAAGCTACCAACGGCCCCGCCTACGCGACGCTGGCCGACCTGCTGGAGGATGAGTCATCCCGACAGCAGCTCATCGACCACCTGCGCCGCCAGGCGATCGATGAGGGCGCCCTGGCTAGTGCCGAAGCCGTGCAGGAGGGCCAGCAGCCGGAACAGGTGTCGGCACCACGGCAGCTGGCGGAGATGACCAGCCGCGTTGTCAGTGATATCAGCGGGGAGCTGCGCAACCTGGTGAATATTGTCACCGGGCTATTCACCGGTGAAACCACCGCCACCGCCTTTGATACGGCAGCCTTCACTTCGGCGGCAATCAACCTGGGCCTGGTGATACTGGCCACCTTCCTCCTCTTCATCGCCTTCCGCCACCTTGCCAGACCGCTGTTCACCCGCATCAGCGGCTGGTCCTTGCAGGCCAATAGCCTAACGCCAGTCGTGCGCCTGGTGCTCTGCGTGGCCCTGGCCGCGCTGGTGGACGTGATGATCGTGGTGCTGGCCTACATGGGCGGTAACCTCATCGCCACCTTCGCCATCGGCGAGGCCGGCGAGCTCTCAACTCGCGCATCGCTGTTCCTCAACGCCTTTCTGATCATCGAACTGCTGAAGGCCGCCGTGCGGATGCTGTTCTCGTCACGCTACGAGGGGCTTCGCCTGCTGCCCATCTCGGCTTCGGAAGCCTCCTACTGGAATCGCTGGATCGCTCGGCTCATCGGCCTGGTGGGCTATGGCCTGATGGTGGTGGTGCCGCTGGCCAACGTCTATCTCGCCCCGACCCTGGGACAGGGCATCGGCGCCCTGATCATCTTCGGTGCCTTCTTCTACGCCATCGCGGTGGTACTCAAGAACCGGGGGCGGATTCGAAATAACCTCGACGAGCTGGCAGGGCGCAGCGACCTGACGGCAACCCGGGTCTCCCTGACGCTGTTTGCCCGCACCTGGCACCTGTTCGCCCTGGCCTACTTCCTGATGGTGCTGGTGCTGACCCTGACCCGGCCGGCGGATGCGCTGCCCTTCGTACTCTTGGCGACGCTCAAGACACTGGCCATCGTGGTGGTCGGCATGCTGCTGTCGAGCCTGCTGTCCCAGACCATCGGGCGTCGCATTCGCCTCTCCGACGACCTGCGCCGCAAGCTGCCGTTGCTGGAGCCACGCCTCAACAGCTATGTGCCCAACGCCCTGCGCGTCATTCGCACCGTCATTCTGATCGTGGTGATCCTGCTCGTGCTCCACGCCTGGGGCGCCTTCGATCTCATGGCCTGGTATGCCTCCGAGCCGGGGCGCGGCCTGGTGGGCACGCTTGCGAGCGTGGCAACGATCCTGGTCGTCGCCATTGCCGCCTGGCTGGGCCTGGCCAGCCTGATCGAGCACAAGCTGAACCCGGAAACCGGCACCGGCGAGCCCACGGCGCGGGCCAAGACCCTGCTCTCGCTGTTCCGCAATGCCCTGGCGATCGCCCTGATCACCATGACGATGATGATCGTGCTGGCCGAGATCGGCATCAATATCGGGCCGCTGATCGCCGGTGCCGGTGTACTCGGCCTGGCCATCGGCTTCGGCGCCCAGAAGCTGGTGCAGGACATCATCACCGGGATCTTCATTCAGGTGGAGAACGCCATGAATACCGGCGATGTGGTAACGGTGGGCGGCATCACCGGCACCGCCGAGCGGCTCAGCATCCGCTCCGTGGGTATCCGCGATATCTCGGGCACCTACCATATCGTGCCCTTCTCCAGCGTCGACACCGTCTCCAACTACATGCGCGAGTTCGGCTACCACGTGGGCGAGTACGGCATCGCCTATCGCGAGAGCATCGACGACGCCATCGTCGCCCTGCGCGAGGCCTTCGATGAACTGGCGGCCGACGAGGCGCACAAGATGAATATCCTGGCACCGCTGGAAGTGGCCGGGGTAACCGGCCTCGGCGACAGCTCGGTGAATATCCGCGTGCGGATCAAGACCACACCGGGCACCCAGTGGAGCACCGGCCGCGCCTTCAACCGGCTGGTCAAGCTGCACTTCGACGGCAAGGGCATCGAGATCCCC